The following are from one region of the Candidatus Kryptoniota bacterium genome:
- a CDS encoding DUF362 domain-containing protein — protein MGTKCKILVIFFLFVLFLSGQKEEVLYAQTNAAMVLGINKPIGTARGIFPGRVVWVHDTLVAKWDGVNGYWWDDKYTSQIEVNRMLVAALTSLTGELQEDKAWDKLFRYFNATKRNIDKGFSKNEKIAIKINENNTDAHVDNNNINASPQLVYALLRSLILTANVPQRNITVFDASRFITDDIFNKCHSEFREVIFVDNVGGDGRVKSEYVQNAIHYSVDNGKLARGLVKCVIEADYVINMALLKGHIGQGVTLCAKNYYGATSIDKDYRKNFHDNFSQDKSGKPKYMTFVDYLGHKDLGEKTVLFMIDGIYGSKEVNGIPTPKWRMEPFNNNWPGSLFISQDGVAIDAVGLDFLSSEWPGMIDISYADSYLVEAALANDPPSKTFYDPEGDSVRCKSLGVMEHWNNLREKKYSRNLGKQTGIELIYKAITH, from the coding sequence TTGGGAACGAAATGCAAAATACTTGTGATTTTCTTTTTGTTTGTGTTGTTTCTTTCAGGTCAGAAAGAAGAAGTGTTGTATGCGCAAACAAATGCTGCAATGGTTTTGGGTATCAACAAGCCAATAGGCACTGCAAGAGGAATATTTCCCGGAAGAGTTGTTTGGGTTCACGATACTCTGGTCGCGAAATGGGATGGTGTCAACGGATATTGGTGGGATGACAAATACACTTCTCAGATAGAAGTAAATAGGATGCTTGTTGCTGCACTCACTTCTCTTACCGGTGAACTACAGGAAGATAAAGCATGGGATAAACTGTTCAGGTATTTTAATGCAACGAAAAGAAATATTGATAAAGGATTTAGTAAAAATGAGAAGATTGCGATCAAAATAAATGAGAATAATACGGATGCACATGTGGACAACAATAACATTAATGCTTCACCTCAACTCGTATATGCGCTTCTGCGCAGTTTGATTCTTACCGCCAATGTTCCTCAGAGAAATATTACCGTATTCGACGCAAGCCGCTTCATTACCGATGATATTTTTAATAAATGCCACTCCGAATTTCGTGAAGTTATATTCGTGGATAATGTCGGAGGCGATGGGAGGGTGAAATCAGAATATGTGCAAAATGCTATTCATTACTCAGTCGATAACGGGAAACTTGCACGCGGACTCGTGAAGTGTGTTATAGAAGCCGATTATGTTATCAACATGGCGCTTCTTAAAGGACATATTGGGCAGGGCGTTACTCTTTGCGCTAAAAATTATTATGGAGCTACCAGCATCGATAAAGACTACCGAAAGAATTTTCACGATAATTTCAGTCAGGATAAGAGTGGAAAACCAAAATACATGACATTTGTCGATTATCTTGGCCACAAAGATTTAGGCGAGAAGACAGTATTATTTATGATAGATGGAATCTATGGTTCAAAAGAGGTGAATGGAATTCCAACTCCGAAATGGCGAATGGAGCCATTTAATAACAACTGGCCCGGGAGTTTGTTTATCTCCCAGGATGGTGTAGCAATAGACGCCGTCGGACTTGACTTCTTGAGTTCCGAATGGCCTGGCATGATCGACATTTCTTACGCGGACAGTTACCTTGTTGAAGCTGCATTGGCTAACGATCCGCCCTCAAAGACCTTTTACGATCCCGAAGGTGATAGTGTTCGATGCAAAAGTTTGGGTGTGATGGAGCACTGGAATAATCTCCGGGAAAAGAAGTACAGTAGGAATCTCGGAAAACAAACCGGAATTGAGTTAATATATAAAGCAATCACTCATTGA
- a CDS encoding T9SS type A sorting domain-containing protein, which produces MRKNSLTILMILICAGFVRSTAVAQEFPIAVGTDSTFGQGGASDGTHYLIGLVSNHNDLTAQFLAAGGALYGPRFSFGGTGTGLMFAFDGTNYLAVWTDPFPFFAGGDTNGIGDLHGQFISTSGSLVGTQFTIATGVNIKFGQGRGRLIFTDTDYLLLYEKGGNQQDHLYAQLIDKSGNLVGGSVQISSNYARDMAAGFDGTNYLMAWCEGSDVHEFIYGQFVSKQGALVGSNFLIDGSQNASDNPVSVAFDGSRYLVAFHDQAADGVTWNLYGRFVSTSGTVAPDKMTICDSTKAPFNPMLAFDGTNYFATWMEMAGPIRVIGRYFCTTGVPVDTAFIVFDTLGGKMALGGVSGFSNGHYTLGATRVDMNQTDGDVYGRIIEPLSVGGGPLLGTWAKASGPANVLTYYFNSSSVVTMKMDFDTAMTAGYAIDTSVTPHHISWYGGNGKLGNLGIWKIIGDSLLVKATGGDTTTFPTSFEPESAYPDEATSYVKVKLLTAVKENRVEVAKGFSLFQNYPNPFNPSTVIGYQLSAVSHVTLKIYDVLGREVKTLVNERQDAGSHSVTFDASYLPSGVYFYRLSAGSLTGQVGSYSATKKLLLLK; this is translated from the coding sequence ATGCGAAAAAATTCTCTTACCATTTTGATGATACTTATTTGTGCCGGTTTTGTCCGGAGTACTGCCGTGGCGCAGGAATTTCCAATAGCAGTAGGCACCGACTCGACATTCGGTCAGGGCGGCGCCTCTGATGGCACACACTATTTAATCGGGCTAGTTTCAAACCATAATGATCTTACCGCCCAGTTCCTCGCCGCCGGCGGTGCTCTGTATGGCCCCAGGTTCTCATTCGGAGGGACCGGCACCGGTTTAATGTTCGCTTTCGATGGGACGAATTATCTTGCGGTGTGGACCGATCCATTCCCGTTCTTTGCCGGCGGCGATACGAACGGCATCGGGGATCTTCACGGACAATTCATAAGCACCTCCGGAAGTCTGGTGGGGACACAATTCACCATTGCCACAGGAGTTAACATAAAATTCGGACAGGGGCGCGGCCGACTTATTTTTACAGATACAGATTATCTCCTGCTTTACGAGAAGGGTGGTAATCAACAGGATCATCTATATGCACAACTCATAGACAAATCAGGTAACCTCGTAGGCGGCTCAGTCCAAATCAGCAGCAACTATGCGCGGGACATGGCAGCCGGATTTGATGGTACAAACTACCTGATGGCATGGTGCGAAGGTTCGGATGTCCATGAGTTTATCTATGGCCAGTTTGTCAGCAAACAGGGTGCCCTCGTCGGTTCCAACTTCTTGATAGACGGCAGTCAGAATGCGAGCGATAATCCGGTGTCGGTGGCGTTTGATGGTTCAAGATATCTGGTGGCTTTTCACGACCAGGCTGCAGACGGCGTGACATGGAATCTCTATGGCCGTTTCGTTTCAACTTCGGGGACGGTTGCACCTGATAAGATGACGATTTGCGATTCGACCAAGGCTCCGTTTAATCCTATGCTTGCGTTTGACGGAACAAACTATTTTGCAACCTGGATGGAGATGGCGGGACCTATACGAGTAATCGGAAGGTACTTCTGCACTACCGGCGTGCCGGTTGATACCGCATTCATTGTGTTTGACACCCTTGGCGGCAAGATGGCGCTTGGAGGTGTATCCGGTTTCTCGAACGGGCATTACACGCTAGGCGCTACACGAGTGGATATGAATCAGACGGACGGCGACGTGTATGGAAGAATTATTGAACCATTATCCGTCGGGGGTGGTCCTTTACTCGGGACCTGGGCGAAAGCAAGCGGACCGGCAAATGTGCTGACGTACTACTTTAACAGTAGCTCTGTCGTTACCATGAAAATGGATTTTGATACTGCAATGACTGCCGGTTATGCCATCGACACATCGGTCACTCCTCATCACATATCATGGTACGGCGGCAATGGTAAGTTAGGAAATCTTGGGATATGGAAAATCATTGGAGATAGTCTTCTGGTAAAGGCGACCGGCGGTGATACGACCACATTTCCGACGTCCTTTGAACCTGAATCAGCATACCCCGACGAAGCCACCAGCTATGTCAAGGTGAAGCTGTTAACTGCTGTGAAGGAGAACCGGGTGGAGGTGGCAAAAGGATTTTCCCTCTTCCAGAACTATCCGAACCCATTCAACCCGTCGACAGTTATCGGCTATCAGCTCTCAGCAGTAAGCCATGTTACATTAAAAATTTATGATGTACTTGGA
- a CDS encoding N-6 DNA methylase, giving the protein MSWKRPNQQQERLAEALRRHGVEGDQAFYSLAFQYYDIYSDALRAIPRSVVVKWSESYAKVAHDQRLVLTLSELVQRDPNGHSLPDWYQFFIGRRFREGSGKFFTPRSVAAVMARFLPRTGSPVIMDPTCGGGTFLSQASTLWNAQSCTLVANDVEGSLVELTTLILSLSTPKKHRKYFLNVNIFDPNEEFASWYGRVDYILANPPFSLQIHNEQFQSELFLAGYRNSDALFIDTALRLLSPGGRLVCLLPHSLIANSEYASMRSIVEEKWDLLGVISLPEGVFHLAAGTSTRADIVLLNKKGLLSTNGRKMFFASVPNAGVQLNSNASLPESNDLEALVEQKEIQKILGI; this is encoded by the coding sequence ATGAGTTGGAAGAGACCTAATCAGCAACAAGAGCGATTGGCGGAAGCGTTGCGGAGGCACGGCGTGGAAGGCGACCAAGCTTTCTATTCCCTCGCTTTCCAATACTATGACATATATTCCGACGCACTGAGAGCGATACCTAGAAGCGTCGTCGTGAAGTGGTCTGAATCCTATGCAAAGGTGGCTCACGATCAGCGACTCGTCTTAACTCTGTCTGAGCTGGTTCAACGCGATCCAAACGGTCACTCTCTTCCTGATTGGTATCAGTTTTTCATTGGCCGGAGATTTCGTGAAGGTTCAGGCAAGTTTTTCACACCAAGGTCAGTCGCGGCGGTTATGGCAAGGTTCCTGCCTCGAACCGGAAGTCCAGTAATAATGGATCCCACGTGCGGTGGCGGGACATTTCTTTCCCAAGCTTCAACACTCTGGAACGCGCAAAGCTGCACATTAGTGGCCAATGATGTTGAAGGATCGCTCGTCGAACTTACCACCCTCATTCTATCCCTTTCCACCCCTAAGAAGCATCGTAAATATTTCCTTAACGTCAATATTTTCGACCCGAATGAGGAGTTCGCAAGTTGGTACGGACGCGTAGACTACATTTTGGCCAATCCCCCATTCTCCCTTCAAATTCACAACGAGCAATTTCAGAGCGAATTGTTCCTAGCTGGGTATCGCAACAGCGACGCTCTTTTCATAGACACTGCTTTGAGGCTACTGTCACCTGGAGGGAGGCTCGTATGTCTTCTTCCCCATTCTCTCATTGCAAATAGTGAATACGCGTCCATGAGGTCCATAGTTGAAGAGAAGTGGGACTTGCTCGGAGTAATTAGCTTGCCAGAAGGCGTATTCCATTTAGCCGCAGGTACCTCCACCAGAGCGGATATAGTCCTTCTAAACAAGAAGGGATTGTTGTCAACTAACGGGAGGAAGATGTTCTTCGCTTCGGTTCCCAATGCTGGCGTGCAACTGAACAGCAATGCGTCTCTCCCAGAGTCGAACGATCTAGAAGCCCTCGTGGAGCAGAAGGAAATTCAGAAGATTTTAGGAATATAG